From the genome of Mesorhizobium japonicum MAFF 303099, one region includes:
- a CDS encoding glycosyltransferase family 2 protein — protein MPDALISIVIPCRNEAANLPLLIDEIEAAMAGRHFELIIVNDGSTDETAAVLTEQAALRSFPVRELRHQKSAGQSLSVRSGAWAARGGIVATIDGDGQNDPQYIPVLVDALRQAGPDFGAAQGQRLKRRDSKVKQLASRFANWLRNAILHDETRDTGCGLKAVHTEILRKLPFFDGTHRFVPALVIQEGYRVVHCDVVDRSRRHGKSNYGIFDRGLQGALDLGGVWWLRRRRRRMPKVEEIKRV, from the coding sequence ATGCCGGACGCATTGATATCCATTGTCATTCCTTGCAGGAACGAGGCGGCAAACCTGCCGCTCTTGATCGACGAGATCGAGGCGGCGATGGCCGGGCGCCACTTCGAACTGATCATCGTCAATGACGGCTCGACCGACGAGACGGCTGCCGTGCTTACCGAACAGGCGGCACTTCGCTCTTTTCCGGTGCGGGAACTGCGGCACCAGAAATCCGCCGGCCAGAGCCTTTCGGTGAGGTCGGGCGCCTGGGCGGCTCGCGGCGGCATCGTCGCCACGATCGATGGCGACGGCCAGAACGATCCGCAATACATTCCGGTGCTGGTCGATGCCTTGCGGCAGGCCGGGCCTGATTTCGGCGCCGCCCAGGGGCAGCGCCTCAAGCGCCGCGACAGCAAGGTCAAGCAGCTGGCGTCGCGCTTCGCCAACTGGCTGAGAAACGCCATCCTGCATGATGAGACCCGCGATACAGGCTGCGGCTTGAAGGCTGTCCACACCGAGATCCTGCGCAAACTGCCCTTCTTCGACGGCACGCACCGCTTCGTCCCGGCCCTGGTCATCCAGGAAGGCTATCGCGTCGTGCATTGCGATGTCGTCGACCGCTCGCGCCGCCACGGCAAGTCAAACTACGGCATTTTCGACCGCGGCCTGCAGGGCGCGCTCGACCTTGGCGGTGTCTGGTGGCTGCGCCGCCGGCGCCGCAGAATGCCAAAAGTAGAGGAAATCAAGCGTGTTTAA
- a CDS encoding lipid-A-disaccharide synthase N-terminal domain-containing protein produces the protein MFNVLQELGTWLHQVFIKQFDAWILLGFVAQFFFTMRFVVQWLASEKAKRSVVPVAFWFFSLFGGGLLLIYAIQRQDPVFIAGQAMGMFIYIRNLWLIANERKAAMTKVD, from the coding sequence GTGTTTAACGTGCTTCAGGAACTGGGGACCTGGCTTCACCAGGTCTTCATCAAGCAATTCGATGCGTGGATCCTGCTCGGCTTCGTTGCGCAGTTCTTCTTCACCATGCGCTTTGTCGTGCAATGGCTCGCCTCGGAAAAGGCCAAGCGCAGCGTCGTGCCGGTCGCCTTCTGGTTCTTCTCGCTGTTCGGCGGCGGCCTGCTGCTGATCTATGCCATCCAGCGCCAGGATCCGGTGTTCATCGCCGGCCAGGCCATGGGCATGTTCATCTACATCAGAAATCTCTGGCTGATCGCCAATGAGCGCAAGGCGGCGATGACCAAGGTCGATTGA
- a CDS encoding ArnT family glycosyltransferase, whose translation MALNRNYILLFLFSLVMTLSGLASLPPIDRDESRFVQATKQMAESGDYVDIRFQEASRYQKPIGIYWLQSAAVTLSGKGAEAPIWVYRTISALGIAIAVLAIAWTGTNLFGANAGIAAGLVMAAIFATAFEGRDAKTDAMLLACCVAAQGALALIYLASRRNEPVAGHLWWIFWIAQGAAILIKGPIAPLLSALTIAALFAFERDGRWLSKLRVGRGLLLVVVITLPWLAAITWKSHGAFLQQAVGKDMLGKVASGEESHGLPPGFYMLTYSLFMWPFGLIAVGAGLQALNRMRDDVRLRFCLAWYIPFWLVFELIPTKLPHYVLPAYPGMALLIGWLLTLQPEDANASLKRWQQWLWWSTAFGLVVVSLGLAAVSIGAPIYLTHSFSWWSIPAAAAALGTGYFAFSRQLQVPLPRIGATAACAGITYALLFGVIAPSLKPIWLSPAIKQAVLANKPCDTTVLASARFQEPSLVFLVGTKTVLTDVGGVAQHLLTDPACALGLAPIEDEQKLNGMLSVQGKSVKRVAEIDGLNYSSGDKLSLGLYRVAP comes from the coding sequence ATGGCGTTGAACAGGAACTACATTCTTCTCTTCCTGTTCAGCCTGGTGATGACGCTTTCGGGGCTGGCATCGCTGCCGCCGATCGACCGCGACGAATCGCGCTTCGTCCAGGCGACCAAGCAGATGGCCGAGAGCGGCGACTATGTCGACATCCGCTTCCAGGAGGCCTCGCGCTACCAGAAGCCGATCGGCATCTACTGGCTGCAATCGGCGGCGGTGACGCTGAGCGGCAAGGGCGCCGAGGCGCCGATCTGGGTCTATCGCACGATCTCGGCGCTCGGCATTGCCATTGCGGTGCTGGCGATCGCGTGGACGGGAACCAATCTTTTCGGCGCCAATGCCGGTATCGCCGCCGGCCTGGTGATGGCGGCGATCTTCGCCACGGCCTTCGAGGGTCGCGACGCCAAGACCGATGCGATGCTGCTGGCCTGTTGCGTGGCGGCGCAAGGTGCGCTGGCGCTGATCTACCTCGCATCACGCCGCAACGAACCGGTCGCCGGCCATCTCTGGTGGATTTTCTGGATCGCGCAAGGCGCGGCGATCCTCATAAAGGGGCCGATTGCACCGCTGCTGTCGGCGCTGACCATCGCCGCGCTGTTCGCCTTCGAACGTGACGGGCGCTGGCTGTCAAAGCTCAGGGTTGGACGCGGCCTGTTGCTGGTCGTGGTGATCACGCTGCCCTGGCTTGCGGCGATCACCTGGAAAAGCCATGGCGCCTTCCTGCAGCAAGCCGTCGGCAAGGACATGCTCGGCAAGGTCGCGTCGGGCGAGGAATCGCATGGTCTGCCACCCGGCTTTTACATGCTGACCTATTCACTGTTCATGTGGCCGTTCGGGCTGATCGCGGTCGGCGCCGGCCTCCAGGCCCTCAACCGTATGCGCGACGATGTCAGGCTTCGCTTCTGCCTTGCCTGGTACATCCCTTTCTGGCTGGTTTTCGAGCTGATCCCGACCAAGCTGCCGCATTATGTGCTGCCGGCCTATCCCGGGATGGCGCTGCTGATCGGCTGGCTGCTGACATTGCAGCCCGAGGACGCCAACGCATCGCTCAAGCGCTGGCAGCAATGGCTGTGGTGGTCGACCGCCTTCGGCCTGGTCGTGGTCAGCCTCGGCCTTGCGGCGGTCTCCATTGGAGCGCCGATCTATCTCACCCACAGCTTCTCCTGGTGGAGCATTCCGGCCGCCGCCGCCGCATTGGGCACTGGCTATTTCGCTTTTTCGCGGCAGTTGCAGGTGCCGTTGCCCCGCATCGGAGCCACCGCCGCCTGTGCCGGCATCACTTATGCCTTGCTGTTCGGCGTGATCGCCCCATCGCTCAAGCCGATCTGGCTGAGCCCGGCGATCAAGCAGGCGGTGCTTGCCAACAAGCCTTGCGACACGACGGTGCTGGCCTCGGCACGGTTTCAGGAGCCGAGCCTGGTGTTCCTGGTCGGCACCAAGACGGTGCTGACTGATGTCGGCGGCGTGGCGCAGCATCTGCTTACCGATCCGGCCTGCGCCCTGGGGCTGGCGCCGATCGAGGACGAGCAGAAACTGAATGGCATGCTGTCGGTGCAAGGGAAATCGGTGAAACGGGTCGCGGAGATCGACGGCCTCAACTATTCGTCGGGAGACAAATTGTCGCTCGGCCTCTATCGTGTGGCCCCATGA
- a CDS encoding phosphatase PAP2 family protein, producing MVHGQWSGAGLAEFLTQFALGGWYLIPSALLLVAANLTDWRGLSRRSLMLVYNWTCLAFLVLSAVGLSGLLVNVLKYAIGRARPLYFQDFGVLALHPFAFDARFAGFPSGHATTMGAVFGVLLLLFPRRWHIALVVTACLASTRVFVGAHYPSDTVAGFGLGCAFALACGLVFARLGFIFRATPSGLPVRKASFRLIAPQK from the coding sequence ATGGTCCATGGCCAATGGTCGGGAGCCGGGCTGGCCGAGTTCCTGACCCAGTTCGCTCTCGGTGGCTGGTACCTGATCCCGTCGGCGCTTTTGCTCGTCGCGGCCAATCTGACCGATTGGCGCGGCCTTTCACGGCGATCGCTGATGCTCGTCTACAACTGGACTTGCCTGGCTTTTCTGGTGCTGAGCGCCGTTGGCCTGTCGGGTCTGCTGGTCAATGTGCTGAAATATGCGATCGGCCGGGCCCGCCCGCTCTACTTCCAGGATTTTGGTGTGCTCGCCCTGCATCCCTTCGCCTTTGACGCGCGCTTCGCCGGCTTTCCATCCGGCCATGCCACGACGATGGGGGCGGTGTTCGGCGTTCTCCTGCTTTTGTTTCCGCGGCGTTGGCACATCGCCTTGGTGGTCACCGCCTGTCTCGCCTCGACCAGGGTTTTCGTCGGCGCGCACTATCCGAGCGATACGGTGGCCGGCTTCGGCCTTGGCTGCGCCTTCGCGCTGGCTTGCGGGCTGGTCTTTGCCCGGCTCGGCTTCATCTTCCGTGCGACGCCGTCGGGGTTGCCGGTCCGCAAAGCATCGTTCCGGTTGATTGCCCCGCAAAAATAA
- a CDS encoding FMN-binding negative transcriptional regulator, whose translation MYEPPHFQETRPDVLHGLIRAHPLGMLISNGPDGPVANAIPFLLDAEGLSNGRLRAHLAKANPHWRLIADNPASPVLIVFQGADAYVTPSWYETKRETGKVVPTWNYAIVQVRGTAKVIDDQEWLAQQIADLTGSQEGARQAPWAVTDAPPPFIQSQIKGIIGLEIEISEIHGKWKVSQNRPVADRAGVAQGLESEVADASDMARLVRSYGGLDSN comes from the coding sequence ATGTACGAGCCTCCCCATTTCCAGGAAACGCGGCCCGACGTGCTGCATGGACTGATCAGGGCACATCCGCTCGGCATGCTGATCTCGAACGGGCCTGACGGCCCGGTCGCCAATGCCATTCCCTTCCTGCTCGACGCCGAAGGGTTGTCGAACGGCAGACTGCGGGCTCACCTGGCCAAGGCCAACCCGCACTGGCGCCTCATTGCCGACAATCCGGCGTCGCCCGTGCTGATCGTCTTCCAGGGCGCCGACGCGTATGTGACGCCTTCCTGGTATGAGACCAAGCGCGAGACCGGCAAGGTGGTGCCGACCTGGAACTACGCCATCGTGCAGGTGCGCGGCACCGCAAAGGTGATCGACGACCAGGAGTGGCTGGCACAGCAGATCGCCGATCTGACCGGCTCCCAGGAAGGCGCGCGCCAGGCGCCCTGGGCAGTGACCGATGCGCCGCCGCCCTTCATCCAGTCGCAGATCAAGGGCATCATCGGGCTTGAGATCGAGATCAGCGAGATCCACGGCAAGTGGAAGGTCAGCCAGAACCGCCCCGTCGCAGATCGCGCCGGCGTGGCACAGGGGCTGGAAAGCGAAGTCGCCGACGCATCCGACATGGCTCGCCTGGTAAGGTCCTACGGCGGCCTGGACAGCAATTAA
- a CDS encoding alpha/beta hydrolase, giving the protein MPEVIFTGPAGRLEGRYQPSKEKSAPIAIVLHPHPQFGGTMNNKIVYDLFYMFQKRDFTTLRFNFRGIGRSQGEFDHGTGELSDAAAALDWVQSLHPDSKSCWVAGYSFGSWIGMQLLMRRPEIEGFISIAPQPNTYDFSFLAPCPSSGLIIHGDADKVAPPKDVQGLVDKLHTQKGITITQKTLPGANHFFANHADLLIEECADYLDRRLAGELSDPRPKRLR; this is encoded by the coding sequence ATGCCTGAGGTCATTTTCACCGGTCCGGCCGGCCGCCTGGAGGGACGCTACCAGCCCTCCAAGGAAAAGAGCGCGCCGATCGCCATCGTCTTGCACCCGCATCCGCAGTTCGGCGGCACGATGAACAACAAGATCGTCTACGACCTCTTCTATATGTTCCAGAAGCGCGATTTCACCACGCTGCGCTTCAATTTCCGCGGCATCGGCCGCAGCCAGGGCGAATTCGACCACGGCACCGGCGAATTGTCGGATGCAGCCGCCGCACTCGACTGGGTCCAGTCGCTGCACCCGGATTCCAAGAGCTGCTGGGTCGCCGGCTATTCCTTCGGCTCGTGGATCGGCATGCAGCTTTTGATGCGCCGGCCGGAGATCGAGGGCTTCATCTCGATCGCGCCGCAGCCCAACACCTATGACTTCTCGTTCCTGGCGCCCTGCCCGTCATCGGGCCTGATTATCCATGGCGATGCCGACAAGGTGGCGCCGCCGAAGGATGTCCAAGGCCTGGTCGACAAGCTGCATACGCAGAAGGGCATCACCATCACGCAGAAGACCCTGCCCGGCGCCAACCACTTCTTCGCCAACCACGCCGATCTTTTGATCGAGGAATGCGCGGACTATCTCGATCGCCGGCTGGCGGGCGAATTGTCCGATCCGCGGCCCAAGCGGCTGAGATAA
- a CDS encoding cysteine desulfurase family protein, which produces MAAKRAYLDYNASAPLLPAAREAMVVALDVAANPSSVHAEGRAARRLIETARREVAALVSARPEHVVFTSGATEAASTLLSPEWQMGRGSVRMSRLYVCEADHPCLLNGGRFPAAQVTRIGVDANGIADLAALAAALGDHDKADGLPLVAIHAANNETGVIQPIDRIAEIVKAAGGILVVDAVQAAGRVSIDMSAGYADYLIQSSHKIGGPKGVGAIVAAADLMMPKPLINGGGQEKGHRGGTENLAAISGFGAAAREALAGLLAIDAVRQRRDEIEAIVKMLVPDAEIFGTGAPRLANTTFFAIAGIKAETAQIAFDLAGVALSAGSACSSGKVGPSHVLKAMGYGDSLGALRVSIGSATGAEDIELFRTALAGIAQRRAGREQAA; this is translated from the coding sequence ATGGCCGCAAAACGCGCCTATCTCGACTATAATGCCAGTGCGCCGCTGCTCCCAGCGGCGCGCGAGGCTATGGTCGTGGCGCTTGACGTGGCCGCCAACCCGTCATCGGTCCATGCCGAGGGCCGCGCCGCGCGCCGCCTGATCGAGACGGCAAGGCGCGAGGTCGCGGCTCTGGTCAGCGCCAGGCCCGAACATGTCGTTTTCACCTCTGGCGCGACGGAAGCTGCCTCGACGTTGCTCTCCCCCGAATGGCAGATGGGGCGCGGCAGCGTGCGCATGAGCCGGCTCTACGTCTGCGAGGCCGATCATCCCTGCCTGTTGAATGGCGGGCGCTTTCCGGCGGCCCAAGTGACGCGCATCGGCGTCGATGCCAACGGCATTGCCGACCTTGCCGCCTTGGCCGCGGCACTTGGCGATCACGACAAGGCCGATGGCCTACCGCTGGTCGCGATCCACGCCGCCAACAACGAGACCGGCGTCATCCAGCCGATCGATCGCATCGCCGAAATCGTCAAGGCCGCTGGCGGCATTCTTGTCGTCGATGCCGTTCAGGCCGCAGGCCGCGTTTCCATCGACATGTCAGCGGGTTACGCCGATTATTTGATTCAGTCTTCGCACAAGATCGGCGGTCCCAAGGGCGTCGGCGCCATCGTCGCCGCCGCCGATCTGATGATGCCGAAGCCGCTTATCAATGGCGGCGGCCAGGAAAAGGGCCATCGCGGTGGCACCGAAAACCTCGCCGCCATATCAGGCTTTGGTGCCGCCGCGCGCGAAGCGCTGGCCGGACTGCTCGCGATTGATGCGGTGCGCCAGCGCCGCGACGAGATCGAAGCCATCGTGAAAATGCTGGTGCCGGACGCGGAAATCTTTGGAACCGGTGCGCCAAGGCTTGCCAACACGACATTCTTCGCTATTGCGGGCATCAAGGCCGAAACCGCGCAGATCGCCTTCGATCTCGCCGGTGTGGCGCTGTCGGCCGGCTCCGCCTGTTCGTCGGGCAAGGTCGGGCCGAGCCACGTGCTGAAAGCCATGGGCTATGGCGACAGTCTTGGCGCCTTGCGTGTGTCGATCGGCTCGGCGACGGGCGCCGAGGACATTGAATTGTTCCGCACCGCGCTGGCGGGAATTGCCCAGCGCCGGGCGGGCAGGGAACAGGCCGCGTGA
- the sufB gene encoding Fe-S cluster assembly protein SufB, which translates to MPAVQDTIDRVRKIDVDQYKYGFQTEIAVAKAPKGLSEDIIRFISAKKDEPSWMLEWRLEAYRRWLTLEEPTWARVHYPKIDFQDIYYYAAPKSTPGPSSLSDVDPELLKVYEKLGIPLREQEILAGVQKTDASELEEPSDNVYKSGRVAVDAVFDSVSVVTTFKKELAQAGVIFCSISEAIREHPELVQKYLGSVVPTSDNFYATLNSAVFTDGSFVFVPKGVRCPMELSTYFRMNEKNTGQFERTLIIAEEGAYVSYLEGCTAPQRDENQLHAAVVELVALDDAEIKYSTVQNWYPGDAEGKGGIYNFVTKRGDCRGDRSKISWTQVETGSAITWKYPSCILRGDDSSGEFYSIAVSNGYQQVDSGTKMIHLGKNTSSRIISKGIAAGFSQNTYRGQVSAHRKATNARNFTNCDSLLIGDQCGAHTVPYMEAKNSTAQFEHEATTSKISEDQKFYVMQRGIPEEEAIALIVNGFVKDVIQQLPMEFAVEAQKLIGISLEGSVG; encoded by the coding sequence ATGCCTGCTGTGCAGGACACGATCGATCGGGTCCGAAAGATCGACGTCGACCAATACAAATATGGATTCCAGACCGAGATTGCTGTCGCCAAGGCCCCCAAGGGCCTGAGCGAAGACATCATTCGTTTCATTTCGGCCAAGAAGGACGAACCGTCCTGGATGCTGGAATGGCGTCTGGAAGCCTATCGGCGCTGGCTGACGCTGGAAGAGCCGACCTGGGCGCGCGTTCATTATCCGAAGATCGATTTCCAGGACATCTACTATTACGCTGCGCCAAAGAGCACGCCTGGCCCGTCGTCGCTCAGCGATGTCGATCCCGAACTCTTGAAGGTCTATGAGAAGCTGGGCATTCCGCTGCGCGAGCAGGAAATCCTGGCCGGCGTGCAGAAGACCGATGCCTCCGAACTCGAGGAGCCCAGCGACAACGTCTACAAATCGGGCCGTGTCGCCGTCGACGCGGTGTTCGATTCCGTCTCCGTCGTCACCACCTTCAAGAAGGAGCTGGCCCAGGCCGGCGTCATTTTCTGCTCGATCTCGGAAGCTATTCGCGAGCATCCGGAACTGGTGCAGAAATATCTCGGCTCGGTCGTGCCGACCTCCGACAATTTCTACGCCACGCTGAATTCGGCTGTCTTCACCGACGGCTCGTTCGTCTTCGTGCCCAAGGGCGTGCGCTGCCCGATGGAGCTGTCAACCTATTTCCGCATGAACGAGAAGAACACCGGCCAGTTCGAGCGCACGCTGATCATTGCCGAGGAGGGGGCTTACGTCTCCTATCTCGAGGGCTGTACCGCACCGCAGCGTGACGAGAACCAGCTGCACGCCGCGGTCGTCGAACTGGTGGCGCTCGACGATGCCGAGATCAAATATTCGACCGTACAGAACTGGTACCCCGGCGACGCCGAGGGCAAGGGCGGCATCTACAATTTCGTCACCAAGCGCGGCGATTGCCGTGGCGACCGCTCGAAGATCTCGTGGACGCAGGTCGAAACCGGTTCGGCGATCACCTGGAAATATCCGAGCTGCATCCTGCGTGGCGACGACTCTTCCGGTGAGTTCTATTCGATCGCCGTTTCCAACGGCTACCAGCAGGTCGATAGCGGCACCAAGATGATCCATCTCGGCAAGAACACGTCGAGCCGCATCATCTCCAAGGGCATCGCCGCCGGCTTCTCGCAGAATACCTATCGCGGCCAGGTCTCGGCGCACCGCAAGGCGACCAACGCGCGCAATTTCACCAACTGCGACAGTCTGCTGATCGGCGACCAGTGCGGCGCGCACACCGTGCCCTACATGGAAGCCAAGAATTCGACGGCGCAGTTCGAGCACGAAGCGACGACGTCGAAGATTTCCGAGGACCAGAAGTTCTACGTCATGCAGCGCGGCATCCCTGAAGAGGAAGCCATCGCGCTGATCGTCAACGGCTTCGTCAAGGACGTCATCCAGCAACTGCCGATGGAGTTCGCCGTCGAGGCGCAGAAACTGATCGGGATCAGCCTTGAGGGTTCCGTTGGGTGA
- the sufC gene encoding Fe-S cluster assembly ATPase SufC translates to MLEIRNLHARIVDDGTEIIRGLNLTVKAGEVAAIMGPNGSGKSTLSYILAGREDYEVTEGDILYNGQSILEMDPAERATSGIFLAFQYPMEIPGVATMEFLKVAMNEQRKARGEEPLKIPEFLKRVKEAAASLNMDMAMLKRPLNVGFSGGEKKRAEILQMKLLEPKLCVLDETDSGLDIDALKIVSDGVNALRAPDRAFLVITHYQRLLEHIVPDSVHVLYRGQVIKSGDKSLALDLEANGYAGVIGEAA, encoded by the coding sequence ATGCTTGAAATCAGAAACCTGCACGCCCGCATCGTCGATGACGGCACCGAAATCATCCGTGGCCTGAACCTTACGGTGAAAGCCGGCGAGGTCGCCGCGATCATGGGGCCGAATGGCTCGGGCAAGTCGACGCTGTCCTATATCCTGGCCGGCCGCGAGGATTATGAGGTCACCGAAGGCGACATCCTCTACAACGGCCAGTCGATCCTCGAAATGGATCCGGCCGAGCGCGCCACGTCAGGAATCTTCCTAGCCTTCCAGTATCCGATGGAGATACCGGGCGTGGCGACCATGGAATTCCTGAAAGTGGCCATGAACGAGCAGCGCAAGGCGCGCGGCGAAGAGCCGTTGAAGATCCCGGAATTCTTGAAGCGGGTGAAGGAAGCCGCAGCCTCGCTCAACATGGACATGGCGATGCTGAAGCGGCCGCTCAATGTCGGCTTCTCCGGCGGTGAGAAGAAGCGCGCCGAGATCCTGCAGATGAAGCTGCTGGAGCCGAAACTCTGCGTGCTCGACGAGACCGATTCCGGCCTCGACATCGATGCGCTGAAGATCGTTTCCGACGGCGTCAACGCGCTGCGCGCGCCGGACCGGGCCTTCCTGGTCATCACCCATTACCAGCGGCTGCTCGAGCACATCGTGCCCGATAGCGTGCACGTGCTCTACAGAGGCCAGGTCATCAAGTCCGGCGACAAGTCGCTGGCGCTTGACCTCGAGGCCAATGGCTATGCCGGCGTGATCGGCGAAGCCGCGTGA
- the sufD gene encoding Fe-S cluster assembly protein SufD: protein MNMHTQPQRTPAETALIDAFGDRLSLLPGDGAVMLKRDDAIEAIKHGLPTRRVESWHYTDLRRLLSVVPDFDPAAMAKAIAPIVEGSAVLPVLNGKSDAKVPALDGVTVQSLSEKLIDGSIAPGLDSYGSDDAIGALNTAFVADGYFVDIADGTELEKPIELQNVQAGGQTHVRLAVRVGAGAKAVIVERQAGDGAALVSSVSQLVLGEDAEVTWLIVQEQPDTATHLAQFKAHIGKNAKLTLFVMNAGGKLVRQEVMVKTTGEGADFKLRGINLLAGDTHSDVTMVLDHAVPHTTSTEVIRNVVTGKARGVFQGRINVHQYAQKTNAKMACNTLLLSDDGEFSTKPELEIFADDVVCGHGATVTEIDHDHLFYLMARGVDEKSARGLLVKAFVAEVIEELDDETIVEALEARLDEWFVTHG, encoded by the coding sequence ATGAATATGCACACACAACCGCAGCGGACACCGGCTGAAACAGCGTTGATCGACGCGTTCGGCGACCGGCTGTCGCTGCTGCCGGGTGACGGCGCGGTGATGCTGAAGCGCGACGACGCGATCGAGGCGATCAAGCACGGCCTGCCGACCCGGCGCGTCGAATCCTGGCATTACACGGACCTGCGCCGGCTGTTGAGCGTGGTGCCGGACTTCGACCCCGCCGCCATGGCCAAGGCCATCGCGCCGATCGTCGAAGGCTCCGCCGTTCTCCCGGTCCTGAACGGCAAGTCCGACGCCAAGGTGCCGGCGCTTGACGGTGTCACCGTGCAAAGCCTGTCGGAAAAGCTGATTGATGGCAGCATCGCGCCGGGCCTCGATTCCTATGGCAGCGACGATGCGATCGGCGCGCTGAACACCGCCTTCGTTGCCGATGGTTATTTTGTCGACATCGCCGACGGCACGGAACTCGAAAAGCCGATCGAACTGCAGAATGTGCAGGCCGGCGGCCAGACCCATGTGCGCTTGGCCGTTCGCGTCGGCGCCGGCGCCAAGGCCGTCATCGTCGAGCGTCAGGCGGGTGATGGCGCCGCGCTGGTCAGTTCGGTCAGCCAGCTGGTGCTTGGCGAGGACGCCGAGGTGACGTGGCTGATCGTCCAGGAGCAGCCGGACACGGCGACGCATCTGGCGCAGTTCAAGGCCCATATCGGCAAGAACGCGAAGCTGACGCTGTTCGTGATGAACGCCGGCGGCAAGCTTGTGCGCCAGGAGGTCATGGTCAAGACGACTGGCGAAGGCGCCGATTTCAAGCTGCGCGGCATCAACCTTCTGGCCGGCGATACCCATAGCGACGTGACGATGGTGCTCGACCACGCCGTGCCGCACACGACCTCGACCGAGGTCATCCGCAACGTGGTGACGGGCAAGGCGCGCGGCGTCTTCCAGGGTCGTATCAACGTCCACCAATATGCGCAGAAGACCAACGCCAAGATGGCCTGCAACACGCTGCTGTTGTCGGACGATGGCGAGTTCTCGACCAAGCCGGAGCTCGAAATCTTCGCCGACGACGTTGTCTGCGGCCACGGCGCGACGGTGACCGAGATCGACCACGACCATCTGTTCTACCTGATGGCGCGCGGTGTCGACGAGAAGTCGGCCCGTGGTCTGCTGGTCAAGGCCTTCGTGGCCGAGGTGATCGAGGAACTGGACGACGAGACGATCGTCGAGGCGCTGGAAGCGAGACTCGACGAATGGTTTGTGACGCATGGGTGA
- a CDS encoding cysteine desulfurase: MDQKVETTPYDVEAIRRDFPILSREVYGKPLVYLDNGASAQKPQVVLDTIQHAYSQEYANVHRGLHFLSNAATDAYEKARETVRRFLNAPSTDNIVFTSNTTSAINTVAYGYGMPNIGEGDEIVLSIMEHHSNIVPWHFIRERQGAKLVWVPVDDLGVFHIEEFEKRLTNRTKLVAITQMSNALGTVTPIKEIVRIAHARGIPVLVDGSQSAVHMPIDVQDLDCDFFVFTGHKVYGPSGIGVLYGKKDILAGMRPFMGGGEMIEEVTEDIVTYNEPPHRFEAGTPPIVQAIGLGAALDYMEKIGRERIAAHEEDLKTYAHERLRAINSLRIFGDAPGKGAIISFELQGIHAHDVSMVIDRQGVAVRAGTHCAQPLLKRFGVTSTCRASFGMYNTRAEVDALAEALEKARKFFG; the protein is encoded by the coding sequence ATGGACCAGAAAGTCGAAACCACCCCCTACGACGTCGAGGCGATCCGCCGCGACTTCCCGATCCTGTCGCGCGAAGTCTATGGCAAGCCGTTGGTCTATCTCGACAATGGGGCGTCGGCGCAGAAGCCGCAGGTGGTGCTGGACACGATCCAGCATGCCTATTCCCAGGAATACGCCAACGTCCATCGCGGCCTGCATTTCCTGTCCAACGCAGCGACCGACGCCTATGAAAAGGCGCGCGAGACGGTGCGCCGTTTCCTCAATGCACCAAGCACCGACAACATCGTCTTCACCTCGAACACGACCTCGGCGATCAACACCGTGGCCTATGGCTATGGCATGCCCAATATCGGCGAGGGCGACGAGATCGTGCTGTCGATCATGGAGCACCACTCCAACATCGTTCCCTGGCATTTCATCCGCGAGCGGCAGGGCGCCAAACTGGTCTGGGTGCCCGTTGACGATCTCGGCGTCTTCCACATCGAGGAGTTCGAGAAGCGGCTGACCAACCGCACCAAGCTGGTCGCCATCACGCAGATGTCGAATGCGCTGGGCACGGTGACGCCGATCAAGGAAATCGTGCGCATCGCACATGCGCGCGGCATTCCCGTGCTGGTCGACGGCAGCCAGAGCGCCGTGCATATGCCGATCGACGTGCAGGATCTCGACTGCGACTTCTTCGTCTTTACCGGCCACAAGGTGTACGGTCCCTCGGGCATCGGCGTGCTCTACGGCAAGAAGGATATTCTTGCGGGCATGCGCCCCTTCATGGGCGGCGGCGAGATGATCGAGGAGGTGACGGAAGACATCGTCACCTACAATGAGCCGCCGCATCGCTTCGAGGCCGGCACGCCGCCGATCGTCCAGGCGATCGGGCTGGGTGCCGCTCTCGATTACATGGAAAAGATCGGCCGCGAGCGCATCGCGGCGCACGAGGAAGACCTCAAGACCTACGCGCATGAACGGCTGCGCGCGATCAACTCGCTGCGCATCTTCGGCGATGCGCCCGGCAAGGGCGCCATCATTTCCTTTGAACTGCAAGGCATTCATGCCCATGACGTGTCGATGGTGATAGACAGGCAGGGCGTGGCAGTGCGGGCCGGCACCCATTGTGCCCAGCCGCTGTTGAAACGCTTTGGTGTAACCTCCACATGCAGGGCATCGTTCGGCATGTATAATACCAGGGCCGAAGTCGACGCTTTGGCCGAGGCGCTTGAAAAAGCGCGAAAGTTCTTTGGGTGA